A section of the Streptomyces sp. CG1 genome encodes:
- a CDS encoding cytochrome ubiquinol oxidase subunit I, with translation MDLALAPETLARWQFGITTVYHFLFVPLTISLAALTAGLQTAWVRTEKEKYLRATKFWGKLFLINIAMGVVTGIVQEFQFGMNWSDYSRFVGDIFGAPLAFEALIAFFFESTFIGLWIFGWDKLPKKIHLACIWMVSIGTILSAYFILAANSWMQHPVGYKIDKAKGRAELTDFWAVLTQNTALSQAFHTLSAAFLTGGAFMVGIAAYHLARKKHIREMKTSLRLGLVTVVIAGLLTAISGDTLGKVMFKQQPMKMAAAEALWDGQKPAPFSIFAYGDVEKSHNTVAIEIPGLLSFLANDDFTSYVPGINDVNKAEQQKFGPGDYRPNIPVAFWGFRWMIGFGMSSFAIGLAGLWLTRKKFMLPKHLRVGEDEVPHLVLFKNQALSPKLTPWYWRIATWTLAFPLIANSWGWIFTEMGRQPWVVYGVLQTRHAVSPGVSQGEVLTSMIVFTSLYAILAVVEVKLLAKYVKAGPPELTEADLNPPTKIGGDTRDADKPMAFSY, from the coding sequence GTGGACCTAGCTCTGGCGCCGGAGACACTGGCGCGCTGGCAGTTCGGCATCACCACCGTCTACCACTTCCTGTTCGTCCCGCTGACCATCTCCCTGGCCGCCCTCACGGCCGGGCTGCAGACAGCCTGGGTCCGCACGGAGAAGGAGAAGTACCTCAGGGCGACGAAGTTCTGGGGCAAGCTCTTCCTGATCAACATCGCCATGGGCGTGGTCACGGGCATCGTCCAGGAGTTCCAGTTCGGCATGAACTGGTCCGACTACTCGCGGTTCGTCGGTGACATCTTCGGTGCCCCGCTCGCCTTCGAGGCGCTGATCGCGTTCTTCTTCGAGTCCACCTTCATCGGACTGTGGATCTTCGGCTGGGACAAGCTGCCCAAGAAGATCCATCTGGCCTGCATCTGGATGGTCTCGATCGGCACGATCCTGTCGGCGTACTTCATCCTTGCGGCCAACTCCTGGATGCAGCACCCGGTCGGATACAAGATCGACAAGGCGAAGGGCCGGGCCGAGCTGACCGACTTCTGGGCCGTGCTCACCCAGAACACCGCACTCAGCCAGGCCTTCCACACCCTGTCCGCGGCGTTCCTGACCGGTGGCGCCTTCATGGTGGGCATCGCCGCCTACCATCTGGCCCGCAAGAAGCACATCCGTGAGATGAAGACCTCGCTGCGGCTCGGCCTGGTCACCGTGGTCATCGCCGGTCTGCTCACCGCGATCAGCGGTGACACCCTCGGCAAGGTCATGTTCAAGCAGCAGCCCATGAAGATGGCGGCCGCCGAGGCGCTGTGGGACGGGCAGAAGCCGGCACCCTTCTCGATCTTCGCCTACGGCGATGTGGAGAAGAGCCACAACACCGTGGCCATCGAGATACCCGGTCTGCTGTCCTTCCTCGCCAACGACGACTTCACCTCGTACGTCCCCGGCATCAACGACGTCAACAAGGCCGAGCAGCAGAAGTTCGGCCCGGGCGACTACCGGCCCAACATCCCGGTCGCCTTCTGGGGCTTCCGCTGGATGATCGGCTTCGGTATGTCCTCCTTCGCCATCGGCCTGGCCGGACTGTGGCTGACCCGCAAGAAGTTCATGCTGCCGAAGCATCTGCGGGTCGGCGAGGACGAGGTGCCGCATCTGGTGCTGTTCAAGAACCAGGCGCTCAGTCCGAAGCTCACGCCCTGGTACTGGCGCATCGCGACCTGGACCCTGGCCTTCCCGCTGATCGCCAACTCCTGGGGCTGGATCTTCACCGAGATGGGCCGCCAGCCGTGGGTCGTCTACGGCGTCCTGCAGACCCGGCACGCGGTCTCCCCCGGTGTCTCCCAGGGCGAGGTTCTCACCTCGATGATCGTCTTCACCTCGCTGTACGCGATCCTCGCCGTGGTCGAGGTCAAGCTGCTCGCGAAGTACGTCAAGGCCGGCCCGCCCGAGCTGACCGAGGCCGACCTCAATCCGCCCACGAAGATCGGCGGCGACACCCGTGACGCCGACAAGCCGATGGCTTTCTCGTACTAG
- a CDS encoding cyclophilin-like fold protein has product MQIRISWPAGNITATLDADTPTTQALTKALPLTSTACTWGEEVYFDTGVAVSRETDARQVVEPGTVAFWTDGNALALPYGPTPISRGDECRLASPCNVLGGLDGDARVLATVRDGDPIRVELIDG; this is encoded by the coding sequence ATGCAGATACGTATCTCCTGGCCCGCGGGGAACATCACCGCGACCCTCGACGCAGACACACCGACCACCCAGGCCCTCACCAAGGCGCTGCCACTCACCTCCACCGCCTGCACATGGGGCGAGGAGGTCTATTTCGACACAGGTGTCGCCGTTTCACGTGAAACGGACGCCCGACAGGTCGTGGAACCGGGCACGGTGGCCTTCTGGACGGACGGCAACGCGCTCGCTCTCCCCTACGGCCCCACGCCGATCTCGCGAGGCGACGAGTGCCGCCTCGCGAGTCCGTGCAATGTCCTGGGAGGCCTGGACGGGGATGCCCGCGTTCTGGCGACCGTACGAGACGGCGACCCCATCCGGGTGGAACTGATCGACGGCTAG
- the hisC gene encoding histidinol-phosphate transaminase, producing the protein MSETSPKLRAELEGIPTYKPGKPAAAEGPVAYKLSSNENPYPPLPGVMESVTAAASNFNRYPDMACTGLMNELSDRFGVPLSHLATGTGSVGVAQQLIQATSGPGDEVIYAWRSFEAYPIITQISGARSVQVPLTPGDVHDLDAMADAITDRTRLIFVCNPNNPTGTVVRRAELERFIDRVPGDVLVVLDEAYREFIRDPEVPDGVELYRNRPNVCVLRTFSKAYGLAGLRVGFAIAHEPVAGALRKTAVPFGVSQLAQEAAIASLRAEDELLGRVGSLVCERTRVVDALRAQGWKVPETQANFVWLRLGERTVAFAQACEQHGVVVRPFPGEGVRVTVGETEANDIFLKVTEAFRKEL; encoded by the coding sequence GTGAGCGAGACGAGCCCCAAGCTGCGCGCCGAGCTGGAGGGTATCCCCACCTACAAGCCGGGCAAGCCCGCCGCGGCCGAAGGGCCGGTCGCCTACAAGCTGTCCTCCAACGAAAACCCGTATCCGCCGCTGCCCGGCGTGATGGAGAGCGTGACCGCGGCCGCTTCCAACTTCAACCGCTACCCGGACATGGCCTGCACGGGGCTCATGAACGAACTGTCGGACCGCTTCGGCGTCCCGCTCTCCCACCTCGCCACCGGCACCGGCTCGGTGGGCGTCGCCCAGCAGCTCATCCAGGCCACCAGCGGTCCCGGCGACGAGGTGATCTACGCCTGGCGGTCTTTCGAGGCGTACCCGATCATCACGCAGATCAGCGGCGCCCGGTCGGTGCAGGTGCCGCTCACGCCCGGTGATGTGCACGACCTGGACGCGATGGCGGACGCGATCACCGACCGGACGCGTCTGATCTTCGTCTGCAACCCCAACAACCCGACCGGCACGGTGGTGCGGCGGGCCGAGCTGGAGCGGTTCATCGACCGGGTGCCCGGCGATGTCCTGGTCGTGCTGGACGAGGCCTACCGCGAGTTCATCCGCGACCCCGAGGTGCCCGACGGTGTCGAGCTGTACCGGAACCGGCCCAACGTCTGTGTCCTGCGCACCTTCTCCAAGGCCTATGGGCTCGCGGGGCTGCGCGTCGGTTTCGCGATTGCCCATGAGCCGGTCGCGGGGGCGCTGCGCAAGACGGCGGTGCCCTTCGGCGTCAGCCAGCTCGCGCAGGAAGCGGCGATCGCCTCGCTGCGGGCCGAGGACGAGTTGCTCGGCCGGGTCGGTTCGCTGGTGTGCGAGCGCACGCGCGTGGTCGACGCGCTGCGCGCCCAGGGCTGGAAGGTGCCGGAGACGCAGGCGAACTTCGTCTGGCTGCGGCTGGGGGAGCGTACGGTCGCGTTCGCTCAGGCCTGCGAGCAGCACGGTGTGGTGGTCCGGCCGTTCCCGGGCGAGGGTGTGCGGGTGACGGTCGGAGAGACCGAGGCGAACGACATCTTCCTGAAGGTGACGGAGGCGTTCCGCAAGGAGCTTTAG
- a CDS encoding LacI family DNA-binding transcriptional regulator, which translates to MTAAGKHQVSRAETSRRGSRPGRAGIRDVAAAAGVSITTVSDALNGKGRLPDATRRHVREVADRLGYRPSAAARTLRTGKSGLIGLTVTTYGDEPFTFTEFAYFAEMARAATSAALARGYALVILPATSRHDVWSNVALDGTVVIDPSDQDPVVSELVRQGLPVVSDGRPAGSLPVTAWVDNDHEAAVLGILDHLADAGARRIGLLTGTTTDTYTHLSTTAYLHWCERVGQDPVYEAYPAHDPCAGAVAADRLLARPDRPDAVYGLFDPNGTDLLAAARRYGLRVPDDLLLVCCSESMVYASTEPPITTLSLKPRRIGTAVVQLLIDAIEGVESDQPVEQVIPTELIVRTSSQRRLPRTTVSPPRTPDEK; encoded by the coding sequence ATGACAGCAGCAGGGAAGCACCAGGTGAGCCGCGCGGAAACCTCACGTCGAGGCAGTCGGCCGGGCCGGGCGGGCATCAGAGACGTGGCCGCCGCCGCCGGGGTCTCCATCACAACCGTCTCCGACGCCCTCAACGGCAAGGGCCGGCTCCCGGATGCCACCCGGCGCCATGTCCGCGAGGTCGCCGACCGGCTGGGATATCGCCCATCGGCCGCCGCCCGCACCCTCCGTACCGGCAAGTCGGGCCTGATCGGCCTGACGGTGACGACGTACGGGGATGAACCTTTCACCTTCACGGAGTTCGCGTACTTCGCCGAGATGGCCCGGGCCGCCACCTCGGCCGCGCTCGCCCGCGGCTACGCCCTCGTCATCCTGCCCGCGACCTCCCGCCACGACGTGTGGTCCAACGTCGCCCTGGACGGCACGGTCGTCATCGACCCCTCCGACCAGGACCCGGTGGTCAGCGAGCTGGTCCGGCAGGGACTGCCGGTCGTCTCAGACGGACGCCCGGCCGGCTCGCTGCCGGTCACCGCATGGGTCGACAACGACCACGAGGCCGCCGTCCTCGGCATCCTCGACCACCTCGCCGACGCCGGCGCCCGCCGCATCGGCCTGCTCACCGGCACGACGACGGACACCTACACCCACCTGTCCACCACCGCCTACCTGCACTGGTGCGAGCGGGTCGGCCAGGACCCGGTCTACGAGGCCTACCCGGCGCACGACCCGTGCGCGGGCGCCGTCGCCGCCGACCGGCTGCTCGCCCGCCCCGACCGGCCCGACGCGGTCTACGGCCTGTTCGACCCCAACGGCACCGACCTGCTGGCCGCCGCCCGGCGCTACGGGCTGCGCGTCCCCGACGACCTGCTGCTCGTGTGCTGCAGCGAGTCCATGGTGTACGCCAGCACCGAGCCGCCCATCACCACACTCTCCCTGAAACCGCGCCGCATCGGCACCGCGGTGGTCCAGCTGCTCATCGACGCCATCGAGGGCGTGGAGTCCGACCAGCCGGTCGAGCAGGTGATACCGACGGAGCTGATCGTGCGCACCTCCTCCCAGCGGCGCCTGCCGCGCACGACGGTCAGCCCGCCGCGCACGCCGGACGAGAAGTAG
- a CDS encoding metallophosphoesterase, translating into MTQGAGQGPEVERTATLRDFRVPAYVHETGPYVRTAHPGDTAPPAEEAGPDGYTPTQRDLPVVNRTPTLQVSVEPAPAAPAPQPATGPGPLFVVGDVHGYLDELVTALEEQGLIDASGQWCAGAARLWFLGDFTDRGPDGIGVIDLVMRLSAEAAAAGGYCKALMGNHELLLLGAKRFGDTPVNSGAGTATFQAAWLLNGGQKTDMDRLQDHHLQWMARLDAVELVDGYLLVHSDTTAYLDYGDSIEAVNDTVRETLTRNDADECWDLFRKFTKRFSFRDEGGADAVRSLLDTYGGTRIVHGHSPIPYLLGEVGSEDGEEETGPVVEGPHVYADGLAIAMDGGVTMAGKLLVRQLPLTT; encoded by the coding sequence ATGACTCAGGGGGCCGGTCAGGGACCCGAAGTGGAGCGGACGGCGACGCTGCGCGACTTCCGGGTACCGGCGTACGTCCACGAGACCGGTCCCTACGTCCGCACCGCCCACCCGGGCGACACCGCGCCGCCCGCCGAGGAGGCGGGCCCCGACGGCTACACGCCCACCCAGCGCGACCTCCCTGTCGTCAACCGGACGCCGACCCTCCAGGTCTCCGTCGAACCGGCGCCCGCCGCCCCGGCCCCGCAGCCCGCGACCGGCCCCGGACCGCTGTTCGTCGTCGGAGACGTCCACGGATACCTCGACGAACTGGTGACCGCCCTGGAGGAGCAGGGGCTGATCGACGCCTCGGGCCAGTGGTGCGCCGGCGCCGCCCGGCTGTGGTTCCTCGGCGACTTCACCGACCGCGGACCCGACGGCATCGGCGTCATCGACCTCGTGATGCGGCTGTCCGCCGAGGCCGCGGCGGCCGGCGGCTACTGCAAGGCCCTCATGGGCAACCACGAGCTGCTGCTGCTCGGCGCCAAGCGGTTCGGCGACACTCCCGTCAACTCCGGCGCGGGCACCGCCACCTTCCAGGCGGCCTGGCTGCTCAACGGTGGCCAGAAGACCGACATGGACCGCCTCCAGGACCACCATCTGCAGTGGATGGCCCGTCTCGACGCCGTCGAGCTGGTCGACGGCTATCTGCTCGTGCACTCGGACACCACCGCCTATCTCGACTACGGCGACTCCATCGAGGCGGTCAACGACACCGTCCGCGAGACCCTCACCCGCAACGACGCGGACGAATGCTGGGATCTGTTCCGCAAGTTCACCAAGCGCTTCTCCTTCCGCGACGAGGGCGGCGCCGACGCCGTACGCTCTCTTCTCGATACGTACGGCGGCACCCGCATCGTTCACGGCCACAGTCCGATTCCCTACCTCCTCGGCGAGGTCGGATCCGAGGACGGAGAGGAGGAGACCGGCCCGGTCGTGGAGGGACCGCACGTCTACGCCGACGGGCTCGCCATCGCGATGGACGGCGGGGTGACCATGGCCGGAAAGCTACTGGTCCGGCAACTCCCTCTGACTACCTGA
- a CDS encoding winged helix-turn-helix transcriptional regulator: MRADIRTPCQWVAVRPMVGPSDNRAEEGTYLISRFLMDTGFDLKKHGGVDVFLRNCPTRAVLELIASKWTMLVLVALEDGRPMRFAELRRRLDGVTPKVLTQTLRALEREGLLTRTVFPTVPPRVEYQLTKLGQEAGGLVQSITDWSQANIAAFQTARKTFDERETQG, from the coding sequence ATGCGGGCGGACATCAGAACTCCTTGTCAGTGGGTCGCGGTGCGTCCCATGGTCGGCCCGAGTGATAACAGGGCGGAAGAAGGCACTTATCTGATATCGAGGTTCCTCATGGATACCGGCTTCGACCTGAAGAAACACGGTGGCGTGGACGTCTTCCTGCGTAACTGCCCCACGCGTGCCGTGCTGGAGCTGATCGCCAGCAAGTGGACCATGCTGGTACTGGTGGCACTTGAGGACGGCCGACCCATGCGGTTCGCGGAACTGCGGCGGCGGCTGGATGGCGTGACCCCGAAGGTGCTGACGCAGACCCTGCGCGCGCTGGAACGCGAAGGCCTGCTGACGCGGACTGTGTTCCCGACCGTGCCGCCGCGCGTGGAGTACCAGCTGACCAAACTGGGCCAGGAGGCAGGTGGGCTGGTGCAGAGCATCACCGACTGGTCGCAGGCGAATATCGCCGCATTCCAGACGGCCAGGAAGACATTCGACGAGCGTGAGACTCAGGGCTGA
- a CDS encoding NADP-dependent oxidoreductase → MSARMHAIVQSAFGGPEELTYTETDVPKPGPGEVLLRVAGAGVNPGDAVLRAGRVPELVTLPWTPGNDVAGVVEQVGEGVTRFAPGDKVYGMLSVTRRGAYAEFTAVPADALALAPKNLGLVHAGAVPLVAFTAWQALAVLARVQPGDRVLIHAAAGGVGHVAVQLAKELGAYVIGTARAARHDFLRELGADELIDYTTTDFRTAVAPVDAVLDLVGGSYGPRSLDVLRPDGLLIGASIDPGTDKRQAATRGLRYAWVASEPSGELLDRITERIEAGRLRVTVQQTYPLAEASEAHRAIEAKRTMGKIVLVP, encoded by the coding sequence ATGTCCGCCCGCATGCATGCCATCGTCCAGTCCGCGTTCGGCGGCCCCGAGGAGCTCACCTACACCGAGACCGACGTGCCCAAGCCCGGCCCCGGTGAGGTATTGCTGCGGGTCGCCGGTGCCGGAGTCAACCCGGGTGACGCGGTACTCCGCGCTGGTCGTGTGCCGGAGCTGGTCACCCTGCCGTGGACGCCGGGCAACGACGTGGCCGGTGTCGTCGAGCAGGTCGGTGAAGGCGTTACGCGGTTCGCACCGGGCGACAAGGTGTACGGCATGCTGTCGGTCACCCGACGCGGCGCGTACGCCGAGTTCACTGCCGTGCCGGCCGACGCACTGGCTCTCGCGCCCAAGAACCTCGGCCTGGTGCACGCGGGGGCTGTGCCTCTGGTCGCGTTCACCGCTTGGCAGGCGCTGGCCGTGCTGGCCCGGGTTCAGCCCGGCGACCGCGTACTGATCCACGCGGCGGCGGGCGGCGTCGGTCACGTCGCGGTGCAGTTGGCCAAGGAGTTGGGGGCGTACGTCATCGGTACCGCACGGGCGGCCCGTCATGACTTCCTTCGCGAACTGGGTGCCGACGAACTGATCGACTACACCACCACCGACTTCCGGACGGCCGTGGCTCCGGTCGACGCGGTCCTGGACCTGGTCGGCGGTTCCTACGGGCCGCGCTCTCTCGATGTGCTCCGGCCCGATGGTCTGCTCATCGGCGCGTCGATCGACCCGGGTACGGACAAGCGGCAGGCAGCCACCCGCGGACTGCGCTATGCATGGGTCGCGTCCGAGCCCTCCGGTGAGTTGCTGGATCGGATCACCGAACGCATCGAGGCAGGTCGGCTACGGGTCACGGTGCAGCAGACCTACCCGCTGGCCGAAGCATCGGAGGCCCACCGCGCCATCGAGGCCAAGCGCACCATGGGCAAGATCGTCCTTGTGCCGTGA